From a region of the Mercurialis annua linkage group LG1-X, ddMerAnnu1.2, whole genome shotgun sequence genome:
- the LOC126671574 gene encoding uncharacterized protein LOC126671574 translates to MATLSDTQLELLTNTFLGKFLDLKPMSVQPQLLHSLLLREVKHPNNRELWFKVAGYKLRFSIEEFALITGLNCVGELNELSFAPTHNRLVETYFPNSDVTRDGLGVIFLNKSFKSDHDAVKLAVIYLFEFFLCSNESKYQHVSRFFMDMVDSGDYNSYSWGIMVFRSTISDMKNRFVSSKKLKFYRLLSFPLALQLWFYEVCPAAKMKICLSNDEGPSIPRMLKWETNDTVLSNRYINETFYDLTRDETVKVEDIVLTAEERSFLNISGFFQSTKKKIVENLDDSTDDELLAGFLKCKKVESSRQRKTFKHLKGRLDIIVSSQSNLQSEVTSLKKEIRIVSAENLQPAFTDAVVNDGGVEKEIADEENEDDNYEYEEDNHEYEEKEDDEEKEDDDGKEDDKGKEEGKEDDEGKKDNDRE, encoded by the exons ATGGCGACTCTTTCTGATACTCAGCTGGAATTGCTTACGAATACGTTTCTTGGGAAGTTTTTAGATCTGAAGCCAATGTCTGTTCAACCTCAACTTCTACATTCTTTGTTGCTGCGTGAAGTGAAGCATCCAAATAATAGGGAATTATGGTTTAAAGTTGCTGGATATAAACTTCGTTTCAGCATCGAGGAATTTGCTTTGATTACGGGGTTAAACTGTGTTGGCGAACTGAACGAGCTCTCTTTTGCTCCGACACACAATCGGCTGGTAGAAACCTATTTCCCTAATTCAGATGTTACACGTGATGGATTGGGcgttattttcttaaataagtCTTTCAAGTCTGATCATGATGCGGTCAAGTTGGCTGTAATTTACTTATTTGAGTTCTTTTTGTGCTCAAATGAAAGTAAATATCAGCATGTTAGTCGTTTCTTTATGGATATGGTTGATAGTGGCGACTATAATTCATATTCGTGGGGCATCATGGTCTTCCGATCTACCATCTCTGATATGAAGAATAGGTTTGTTTCAAGTAAAAAGCTCAAATTTTACAGGCTGCTTAGTTTTCCGTTGGCTTTGCAACTATGGTTTTACGAAGTTTGTCCTGCTGCAAAGATGAAGATCTGCCTGAGCAATGATGAAGGACCATCAATTCCTCGGATGCTGAAGTGGGAAACCAATGATACGGTTCTTAGCAATCGATATATAAATGAGACTTTTTATGATCTGACACGTGATGAG ACAGTTAAAGTTGAAGATATTGTTTTGACAGCAGAAGAAAGAAGCTTCCTTAACATTTCTGGATTTTTTCAATCTACAAAGAAGAAAAttgttgaaaatttggatgattCAACAGATGATGAATTGCTTGCTGGTTTTTTGAAATGTAAGAAAGTTGAATCGTCGCGACAAAGGAAAACTTTTAAGCACTTGAAGGGTCGATTGGATATAATCGTGTCGAGTCAATCGAATTTGCAATCTGAAGTTACTTCTCTAAAGAAGGAGATTCGAATC GTATCTGCTGAAAATTTACAACCTGCATTTACTGATGCTGTTGTTAATGATGGTGGTGTAGAAAAGGAGATCGCTGATGAAGAGAATGAGGATGATAACTATGAGTATGAGGAGGATAATCATGAGTATGAGGAGAAGGAAGACGATGAGGAGAAGGAAGACGATGATGGAAAGGAAGACGATAAGGGGAAGGAAGAGGGAAAGGAAGACGATGAGGGGAAGAAAGACAATGATAGAGAGTAG